A single genomic interval of Zunongwangia sp. HGR-M22 harbors:
- the map gene encoding type I methionyl aminopeptidase, producing the protein MSINSEAELEGMKKISEVVATTLKLMREFTKAGISTKEIDDYGGKILEKYGAKSAPYVTYGFPGYTCISVNNEAAHGIPSAKKILKEGDLINIDVSAELNGFWADNGGSFIVGEDINHHQPLVDASKDILQKAINRIRGGVKIADIGHLMETEAKKSGFKVIRDLAGHGVGRSLHEKPENILNYRIKTNKERFRKNTTVAIETFISTKSTETVELNDGWTLVGNKGGFVTQHEHTILVTDKLPVILTAANEIWN; encoded by the coding sequence ATGTCTATAAATTCTGAAGCCGAATTAGAAGGAATGAAGAAAATTAGTGAAGTAGTTGCTACCACACTAAAATTAATGAGAGAATTTACTAAAGCAGGGATTTCTACAAAAGAAATTGATGACTACGGTGGTAAAATTCTGGAAAAATACGGCGCAAAATCTGCTCCTTACGTGACTTATGGCTTTCCTGGATATACGTGCATTAGTGTAAATAATGAAGCAGCACACGGGATTCCTTCAGCTAAAAAAATTCTGAAAGAAGGTGATTTAATTAATATCGATGTTTCGGCTGAATTAAATGGATTTTGGGCAGATAACGGTGGTTCTTTTATTGTAGGTGAGGATATAAATCATCATCAGCCGCTTGTAGATGCTTCTAAAGATATCTTACAAAAAGCTATCAATAGAATTCGGGGCGGAGTGAAAATCGCAGATATTGGACATTTAATGGAAACCGAAGCTAAAAAATCGGGATTTAAAGTCATTAGAGATCTAGCCGGCCACGGAGTGGGACGCAGCCTACATGAAAAACCTGAAAACATTCTTAATTATCGTATTAAAACAAACAAAGAGCGTTTTAGAAAAAATACTACGGTAGCTATAGAAACTTTTATTTCGACAAAATCGACTGAGACCGTAGAGTTAAATGATGGTTGGACGCTGGTTGGCAATAAAGGTGGCTTTGTAACACAACACGAACACACCATTTTAGTTACCGATAAGCTTCCGGTAATTTTAACCGCAGCTAACGAAATTTGGAATTAA